The following are encoded in a window of Bacillus xiapuensis genomic DNA:
- a CDS encoding prepilin-type N-terminal cleavage/methylation domain-containing protein: protein MKFVRTCEKGVTLLELLLALTILSIVLLSFTRFFFQAGTYNQSNQSKTVATNVARNVLMYMEKQPFIKVRHDFGPALLDTKKRNDYAYELYLCGSGYQYFEPNKPKNAGCKPISINNESYHVKIYPEKMDEPEKRKYYIPITVEVSWGADDKKTTALDGTIKSEDLR from the coding sequence TTGAAATTTGTCCGAACTTGTGAAAAAGGTGTCACATTATTGGAACTGCTGCTGGCGCTTACGATCCTATCAATTGTTCTGCTGAGCTTCACTAGATTCTTTTTTCAAGCGGGCACGTATAATCAATCTAATCAGAGTAAAACAGTAGCTACCAATGTGGCGCGAAATGTGCTGATGTATATGGAGAAGCAGCCGTTCATTAAAGTCCGGCATGATTTCGGCCCCGCCCTGCTGGATACAAAGAAAAGAAATGACTATGCGTACGAGCTTTATCTCTGCGGCAGCGGCTATCAGTACTTTGAACCGAATAAACCAAAAAACGCCGGCTGTAAACCGATCTCAATCAATAATGAAAGCTATCATGTCAAAATTTATCCAGAAAAGATGGATGAACCTGAAAAGAGGAAATATTATATTCCTATTACGGTGGAGGTGAGCTGGGGAGCTGATGATAAGAAAACAACAGCCTTGGACGGCACAATTAAAAGCGAAGATTTGCGATAA
- a CDS encoding PilW family protein — protein MIRKQQPWTAQLKAKICDKGGVTLVELLLTFVIMALLTPVVFNVFQTGQKTYIKQNAEVQFREDADYAVTMVMNEFYRTAFDYVDNSCGDNCIRIVDSKALDVEKQASSAYYKIEEQEQAEKKTISIALDNGVLEIDGAPLEISSDLTGSSISYKCGAEEKDQGCRSGIIQLKLRLSDEKTNQNLILESEFGF, from the coding sequence ATGATAAGAAAACAACAGCCTTGGACGGCACAATTAAAAGCGAAGATTTGCGATAAAGGCGGAGTTACGCTAGTGGAGCTTTTACTCACCTTTGTGATTATGGCCCTTTTAACACCTGTTGTATTTAATGTTTTTCAGACCGGTCAAAAAACGTATATTAAGCAAAATGCCGAAGTGCAATTCAGAGAAGATGCCGACTATGCGGTCACTATGGTGATGAATGAATTCTACCGGACGGCTTTTGACTACGTAGATAATAGCTGCGGAGATAATTGCATTCGGATCGTAGATTCAAAGGCGCTCGATGTAGAAAAGCAGGCTTCCAGCGCATATTACAAAATCGAAGAGCAGGAGCAAGCTGAAAAGAAAACGATTTCGATCGCCCTTGATAACGGTGTTCTGGAAATCGACGGAGCCCCGCTGGAAATCAGCTCAGATCTCACCGGGTCGTCCATCTCTTACAAATGCGGCGCGGAAGAAAAAGATCAAGGCTGCCGATCGGGCATTATACAGCTAAAGCTCCGGCTGAGCGATGAGAAAACGAATCAAAATTTGATTCTCGAAAGCGAGTTTGGTTTTTAA